The proteins below are encoded in one region of Haladaptatus sp. R4:
- the thiL gene encoding thiamine-phosphate kinase — protein MDERAALRLLAGELPDAGDDAAVIDGHVLTTDMLHETTDFPGGTTRYTAGWRAVGASLSDVAAMGASAVAGVAVYAAPEFEPTELESFVEGASDVCKSVGARYVGGDLDTFEEFTTSTTVLGRTDDPVLRSGATVGDLLCVTGTLGRSGAALRLFEAGDVERANDLFRFQPRVEDGLALAPFATAMMDSSDGLARSVHQLAEASGCGFELDGESVPVAESVREVAADEGDERDLSFYFGEDFELVFTVPESRLADARTAAPTPISVVGEVTDGGDDSDSKITIDGEPLPDRGYTHGRTDGE, from the coding sequence ATGGACGAACGCGCCGCGCTCCGGTTACTTGCGGGCGAGCTCCCCGACGCGGGAGATGACGCCGCCGTCATCGACGGACACGTGCTGACTACGGACATGCTCCACGAGACCACGGACTTCCCGGGCGGAACGACCCGATACACCGCTGGCTGGCGAGCAGTCGGCGCGTCCCTCTCCGACGTCGCGGCGATGGGCGCGAGCGCAGTCGCTGGCGTCGCCGTCTACGCGGCACCCGAGTTCGAACCGACGGAACTGGAGTCGTTCGTCGAGGGCGCGAGCGACGTCTGTAAGTCCGTCGGTGCGCGGTACGTCGGCGGCGACTTGGACACGTTCGAGGAGTTCACCACGTCTACGACGGTGCTCGGTCGAACCGACGACCCCGTTTTGCGTTCGGGAGCGACCGTCGGCGACCTGCTCTGCGTCACCGGAACGCTCGGCCGAAGCGGCGCGGCCCTTCGACTGTTCGAAGCGGGTGACGTGGAGCGAGCGAACGATCTGTTCCGGTTCCAGCCACGGGTCGAGGACGGCCTCGCACTCGCCCCGTTTGCGACCGCGATGATGGATTCGAGCGACGGCCTCGCGCGGTCGGTCCATCAACTCGCCGAAGCCAGCGGCTGTGGTTTCGAACTCGACGGCGAATCGGTTCCCGTCGCCGAAAGCGTTCGGGAGGTCGCGGCGGATGAGGGGGACGAACGTGATTTGAGCTTCTACTTCGGCGAGGATTTCGAACTCGTGTTCACCGTTCCCGAATCGCGGTTGGCTGACGCACGGACGGCCGCGCCGACGCCGATTTCGGTCGTCGGCGAAGTCACTGACGGGGGGGACGATTCGGACTCGAAAATCACGATCGATGGCGAACCGTTACCCGACCGCGGCTACACGCACGGGCGGACGGACGGAGAGTAG